A single genomic interval of Rhizobium leguminosarum bv. trifolii WSM1325 harbors:
- a CDS encoding conserved hypothetical protein (KEGG: rec:RHECIAT_CH0001129 hypothetical protein), giving the protein MSRRRRFKPVKITINGKVRTVYNVVQAGNTLLNDWPEQTPAAKVAERLVLDVFNDAAGPEQVRRAFITAAKASDIKFSS; this is encoded by the coding sequence ATGAGCAGGCGACGAAGGTTCAAGCCGGTGAAGATCACCATCAATGGCAAGGTCAGGACGGTCTATAATGTCGTTCAGGCCGGCAACACTTTGTTGAATGACTGGCCCGAGCAGACGCCGGCGGCCAAGGTGGCCGAGCGGCTTGTGCTCGACGTGTTCAACGATGCCGCCGGGCCCGAGCAGGTGCGGCGGGCATTCATTACCGCGGCGAAGGCGAGCGACATCAAGTTCAGCTCCTGA
- a CDS encoding conserved hypothetical protein (KEGG: ret:RHE_CH01031 hypothetical protein) has protein sequence MSDCLIKAFTGCACPPGECAKKPTVPAPVTFVSWRTQAIACLTFGFLAAIVSAAWMETQFKTRDLRYQEHVSWK, from the coding sequence ATGAGCGATTGCCTGATCAAGGCCTTTACCGGCTGCGCCTGCCCGCCCGGTGAATGCGCGAAAAAGCCCACCGTCCCGGCACCGGTCACCTTCGTCTCGTGGCGGACCCAGGCCATCGCCTGCCTCACCTTCGGCTTCCTCGCGGCGATCGTCTCGGCCGCCTGGATGGAGACGCAGTTCAAAACCCGGGATCTGCGATACCAGGAGCATGTGTCATGGAAGTGA
- a CDS encoding conserved hypothetical protein (KEGG: rec:RHECIAT_CH0001131 hypothetical protein) produces the protein MQHIRNIETEESRRDTRWNAARTMGDCRAYMANEAQRMGALGFTFLRRPEHSIRGPSWLRGAAASVEEHYRYAREIMGITDIDQLYA, from the coding sequence ATGCAGCACATCCGCAATATCGAGACCGAGGAAAGCAGGCGGGACACCCGCTGGAATGCGGCGCGCACGATGGGCGACTGCCGCGCCTATATGGCCAATGAAGCCCAGCGCATGGGCGCCCTCGGCTTTACGTTCCTGCGCCGACCCGAACATTCGATCCGCGGCCCGTCCTGGCTGCGCGGTGCTGCGGCCAGCGTCGAGGAGCACTACCGCTATGCCCGCGAGATCATGGGCATTACCGATATCGATCAGCTTTACGCCTGA
- a CDS encoding conserved hypothetical protein (KEGG: ret:RHE_CH01033 hypothetical protein~SNP /replace=T), with translation MLNDQEQFEREERAKRLVMARKNAGFAGPKAIVDRFGWNANVFKAHESGRNGFGIADAKKYARAFKVNLNWLQFGTGNALDPDELPASVADVPKISWVSAGQLSEQAPITDFSEFPTVAALDLPDGEWIALEVEGNSMNKISPPGSIIFVNLRDKRLAPNALYVVADETGAATYKRYRPNDDPPFQPASYEDVPPPEFQGAVTIVGRVRRSIIEM, from the coding sequence ATGTTGAATGATCAGGAACAATTTGAACGCGAAGAACGCGCAAAGCGCCTCGTCATGGCCAGGAAGAATGCTGGCTTTGCCGGGCCGAAGGCGATCGTCGATCGGTTCGGCTGGAATGCCAATGTCTTCAAGGCGCATGAATCCGGCCGCAACGGCTTCGGCATTGCCGATGCGAAGAAGTATGCCCGCGCTTTCAAGGTCAATCTCAACTGGTTGCAGTTCGGCACCGGCAACGCGCTCGATCCGGATGAGCTGCCGGCCTCAGTCGCCGATGTGCCAAAAATCTCCTGGGTCAGCGCCGGCCAGCTGAGCGAGCAGGCGCCGATCACCGATTTTTCGGAATTCCCGACGGTCGCCGCCCTCGACCTGCCCGATGGCGAATGGATCGCGCTCGAGGTCGAAGGCAATTCGATGAACAAGATCTCGCCGCCCGGCTCGATCATCTTCGTCAATCTGCGCGACAAGCGCCTGGCGCCGAACGCGCTTTATGTCGTCGCCGACGAAACGGGTGCTGCAACCTACAAGCGCTATCGCCCGAACGACGACCCGCCCTTCCAGCCGGCTTCCTACGAAGACGTGCCGCCACCGGAATTCCAGGGCGCCGTCACCATCGTCGGCCGCGTCCGCCGATCGATCATCGAGATGTGA
- a CDS encoding conserved hypothetical protein (KEGG: rec:RHECIAT_CH0001134 hypothetical protein): MTISAATPAGEFQRRGARYTGCPICAKALSIAEVIERHCENCDRPTRPEEISETMIPPGALPITNPDSPAPP, translated from the coding sequence ATGACCATCTCCGCCGCAACACCCGCCGGCGAGTTCCAGCGCCGCGGCGCCCGCTACACCGGCTGCCCGATCTGCGCAAAGGCGCTGTCGATTGCCGAGGTGATCGAGCGCCACTGCGAAAATTGCGATCGGCCGACGCGCCCGGAAGAGATCAGCGAGACGATGATCCCGCCCGGCGCTCTGCCGATCACCAACCCCGATAGCCCAGCCCCTCCCTGA
- a CDS encoding conserved hypothetical protein (KEGG: rec:RHECIAT_CH0001135 hypothetical protein), with protein sequence MSIQAEATPAQQSTHMNALELFRSGRDYIEIAALLGRSVPSVETEIHRLRSAEKGDTAHEDHAGAEIRRFPRRTARPGAPVNFAGGRRRLRI encoded by the coding sequence ATGAGCATCCAGGCCGAGGCCACGCCAGCGCAGCAAAGCACGCACATGAACGCGCTCGAGCTCTTCCGCAGCGGCCGGGACTACATCGAGATCGCGGCCCTCCTCGGGAGGTCGGTGCCGTCGGTGGAAACCGAGATCCACCGGCTTCGAAGCGCGGAAAAGGGCGACACCGCCCACGAGGACCATGCCGGCGCAGAGATCAGGCGGTTTCCCCGCCGCACCGCCAGGCCCGGTGCCCCGGTCAATTTTGCCGGCGGGCGACGGCGGCTGCGGATTTGA
- a CDS encoding conserved hypothetical protein (KEGG: ret:RHE_CH01035 hypothetical protein) produces the protein MGKDTVSQEIMEILRPVLGEELAAAIIEHRKRTLKKPLTAYAARMQAREYLMTGDPVGAAEMQIFRGWQAIKCDWYLKEKAREAGSINSSTRRTTVDAARDFLSGEDHSWDAFGFPGIRRH, from the coding sequence ATGGGCAAGGACACAGTGAGCCAGGAGATCATGGAAATCCTCCGCCCGGTGCTGGGGGAGGAGCTGGCGGCAGCGATCATCGAGCATCGCAAGCGCACGCTGAAGAAGCCGCTGACGGCTTATGCCGCCAGGATGCAGGCGAGGGAATATCTCATGACCGGTGACCCGGTCGGCGCCGCCGAGATGCAGATCTTCCGCGGCTGGCAGGCGATCAAATGCGACTGGTACCTCAAGGAGAAAGCGAGGGAGGCCGGGTCGATCAACAGCAGCACGAGAAGGACGACAGTCGATGCCGCAAGAGATTTCCTCTCCGGTGAAGATCATAGCTGGGATGCTTTCGGGTTTCCCGGCATCCGCAGGCACTGA
- a CDS encoding conserved hypothetical protein (KEGG: ret:RHE_CH01036 hypothetical protein): MQIRAYLVAIEGIPLEAVWQAAKLFISGKVRDHNRAFAPSSASFAEQCRNQQAAIEAESRPRMEAEPESPQPKVPAYKMQLLRDAANGSRSAKRELARMFPDNPIIARAARYEEALR; this comes from the coding sequence ATGCAGATCCGCGCCTATCTCGTCGCGATCGAGGGCATCCCGCTGGAGGCGGTCTGGCAGGCCGCCAAACTCTTCATATCAGGAAAGGTGAGGGATCATAACCGCGCCTTCGCCCCGAGCTCAGCCAGTTTCGCCGAGCAATGCCGCAATCAGCAGGCGGCGATCGAGGCGGAAAGCCGGCCGCGCATGGAGGCAGAGCCCGAGAGCCCGCAGCCGAAAGTGCCGGCCTACAAGATGCAGCTGCTGCGGGACGCAGCCAATGGAAGCCGCAGCGCCAAGCGGGAGCTCGCCAGGATGTTTCCCGACAACCCGATCATTGCAAGGGCCGCACGATACGAGGAGGCACTGAGATGA
- a CDS encoding hypothetical protein (KEGG: smd:Smed_4846 hypothetical protein) codes for MTITFWTEDKIVKAEKLWKEGLSAREIANLFGSKKNTVINMAHRNRDRFPSRQDTWHPQPKAGPPVQPIRHPDRVTRVTMSGAHVTMPRVPCIDGYAEP; via the coding sequence ATGACCATCACCTTTTGGACGGAAGACAAGATCGTCAAGGCGGAAAAGCTTTGGAAGGAAGGGCTATCGGCGAGAGAGATCGCCAACCTGTTCGGCTCGAAGAAGAACACCGTCATCAACATGGCGCATCGCAACCGCGACAGGTTCCCCTCCAGGCAGGACACCTGGCATCCGCAGCCAAAGGCGGGCCCGCCCGTCCAGCCGATCCGCCACCCCGACCGCGTCACGCGCGTGACCATGTCGGGCGCGCATGTGACGATGCCGCGCGTGCCCTGCATCGATGGGTATGCAGAGCCATGA
- a CDS encoding transcriptional regulator, LuxR family (PFAM: regulatory protein LuxR~SMART: regulatory protein LuxR~KEGG: ret:RHE_CH01037 LuxR family transcriptional regulator), whose translation MSTVTPRETEVIRWMAAGKTAAEIGTILGISHITVNTHIANAKARLGVFKDTALVAAALRNGIIR comes from the coding sequence ATGAGCACCGTCACCCCACGCGAAACCGAAGTGATCCGCTGGATGGCGGCGGGCAAGACGGCCGCCGAGATCGGCACCATTCTCGGCATCTCCCACATCACCGTGAACACGCACATTGCCAACGCTAAGGCGAGGCTCGGCGTCTTCAAGGATACGGCGCTGGTCGCCGCGGCACTCAGAAACGGCATCATTCGATAG
- a CDS encoding conserved hypothetical protein (KEGG: ret:RHE_CH01038 hypothetical protein), with translation MGGKATKVKTGRANKGAGRPRKENVERFPCGKIKPFETEKENISVAISARRRIHGFGRTVDDETVKSPFAGYTLGRMFLDGLITAEQRQAGDDYAEAIARYHKTTGIPAPSPRAQSLFTVKGHEGEVTETFADRARKASNRMMALQGILLRCPDGPQVRSMVYNVTVMDYEHLRQMPPQQLLWLRRGLTALRGARDG, from the coding sequence ATGGGCGGCAAAGCCACCAAGGTGAAGACAGGGCGGGCAAACAAGGGCGCCGGCCGTCCGCGCAAGGAGAATGTCGAGCGTTTTCCCTGCGGCAAGATCAAGCCCTTCGAAACCGAGAAGGAGAATATCAGCGTGGCGATATCAGCCCGCCGCCGCATCCACGGCTTCGGCCGGACGGTTGATGACGAGACGGTCAAAAGCCCCTTTGCCGGCTACACCCTCGGCCGCATGTTCCTCGACGGCCTGATCACCGCCGAGCAGCGCCAGGCCGGCGACGACTATGCCGAGGCCATCGCCCGCTACCACAAGACGACAGGCATCCCGGCCCCGAGCCCGAGAGCGCAATCGCTCTTTACCGTCAAAGGCCATGAAGGCGAGGTGACCGAAACCTTCGCCGACCGCGCCCGCAAAGCCAGCAACCGCATGATGGCGCTGCAGGGCATCCTGCTGCGCTGCCCTGATGGGCCGCAGGTGCGCAGCATGGTCTATAACGTCACGGTGATGGACTATGAACACTTGCGGCAGATGCCGCCGCAGCAATTGCTGTGGCTGCGGAGGGGATTGACGGCGTTGCGGGGGGCGAGGGATGGGTGA
- a CDS encoding NIPSNAP family containing protein (PFAM: NIPSNAP family containing protein~KEGG: mlo:mll2321 hypothetical protein), translated as MIYELRIYDCLPGRLPALLNRFAEHTLAIWDKHGIKQAGFFTTIVGESSQRLTYLIAWESLADREVKWNAFTTDPAWLEARDESERDGQILANISSQLLSPTAFSAVK; from the coding sequence GTGATCTACGAGCTCAGAATTTACGACTGCCTGCCCGGCCGATTGCCCGCGCTGCTCAACCGCTTTGCTGAACATACGCTGGCAATATGGGACAAGCACGGCATCAAGCAGGCGGGTTTCTTCACCACAATCGTGGGCGAAAGCAGCCAGCGTCTCACCTATCTCATCGCCTGGGAATCGCTAGCTGATCGCGAGGTGAAATGGAATGCTTTCACCACTGATCCTGCATGGCTTGAGGCCCGCGACGAGTCAGAGCGCGACGGGCAAATCCTCGCCAATATCTCTAGCCAGCTGTTGTCACCGACCGCCTTTTCGGCAGTAAAGTAA
- a CDS encoding aminoglycoside phosphotransferase (PFAM: aminoglycoside phosphotransferase~KEGG: ret:RHE_PE00141 putative trifolitoxin immunity protein) has translation MDEPENPLIGGKDSNVVRIGETVRRGGRAWSPAVLDLLRHVERQGYDGCPRALGLDDQGREVLTYIEGDVGNGEGFLPDKGGRFDLRLPDYVWRDNVLERLGQLLRSYHDAAASFSWRDREWRLDARHPVETVCHNDLTPWNTVFQAGLPVAFIDWDAAAPGPRAWDLGFVAWRWVPFWRDEKCEAHGLQTGVREKARRFQLLLDAYGIEPEIGIMQAGIERVRQMQQHMRDLAAAGSAWEMELASRGVLDEGMLEVAWMEDHATDLIQRPRG, from the coding sequence ATGGACGAGCCAGAAAATCCTCTTATCGGCGGCAAGGATTCGAATGTCGTGCGCATCGGCGAAACGGTGCGGCGCGGCGGACGTGCGTGGTCTCCCGCCGTTCTCGACCTGCTGCGGCACGTCGAGCGCCAGGGATATGATGGCTGCCCGCGTGCGCTCGGCCTCGATGACCAAGGACGGGAAGTCCTTACCTATATCGAAGGTGATGTCGGCAACGGCGAAGGCTTCCTTCCCGATAAAGGCGGTCGCTTCGATCTCCGTCTCCCGGATTATGTCTGGCGCGATAACGTCCTCGAGCGCCTGGGACAATTGCTGCGATCCTACCACGATGCTGCAGCCAGCTTCTCATGGCGGGATCGCGAATGGCGTCTTGACGCCCGCCACCCTGTTGAAACGGTCTGCCACAATGACCTGACGCCGTGGAATACGGTGTTTCAAGCAGGGCTCCCCGTGGCTTTCATCGATTGGGACGCGGCAGCGCCGGGACCGCGCGCCTGGGACCTCGGCTTTGTTGCCTGGCGCTGGGTGCCGTTCTGGCGTGACGAGAAATGCGAGGCGCATGGCTTGCAAACGGGCGTCCGCGAGAAAGCCCGGCGCTTTCAATTGTTACTCGATGCCTACGGGATAGAGCCGGAGATCGGCATCATGCAGGCCGGAATCGAACGGGTTCGGCAAATGCAGCAACATATGCGCGACCTTGCCGCAGCGGGCTCCGCATGGGAGATGGAATTGGCCAGCCGCGGTGTGCTTGACGAGGGGATGCTTGAGGTCGCCTGGATGGAAGACCATGCGACAGACCTGATCCAGCGCCCACGCGGATGA
- a CDS encoding Carboxylesterase (PFAM: Carboxylesterase type B~KEGG: rpe:RPE_1072 carboxylesterase, type B) — MFVDGSRKFLLFLAVASCQLTFAPRLGAADDTVTIDSGMLKGERSGTVVSFKGIPYAAPPVGDLRWRNPRPTERWNGTRDARNFGPSCMQTDDLPKSEDCLTLNVWTPAKRSRTPLPVMVWIYGGALAQGNTPQYPGGQLAARRVVFVSMNYRMGRLGYFAHPALIKESPDEPVGNYGYMDQLAALEWVQQNIEAFGGDPKKVTIFGESAGGGSVMAHMISPLSRGLFRGAILQSPALPTARAESTPLSPLKEAEKAALDYAASLGINGSDAEALTALRALPAEKLTEGASVEEVLAGMSTGKPVIGISGAMIDGRFLLETPEAAFAAGRQAPVPVIVGANNRDLGIGQAATKDDLFALFGKHAAEARTLYDPTGQQTLDELKQQVLADKTLVEPSRHLADEMIRAGQPTWWYRFSYVAEALRNDPAWKGTPHGFEIPYTLNIPDALVKDKVTPADWAMATLASAYWVDFATSGDPNGGSRPKWPHHDPFVHRVIDFTNHGVTFGADPLKPRLDLWQRYWEEEE; from the coding sequence GTGTTTGTGGACGGCAGTCGCAAGTTCCTGCTCTTTTTGGCCGTCGCATCGTGTCAACTGACGTTCGCGCCACGATTGGGTGCGGCAGACGACACCGTTACGATCGACAGCGGAATGCTGAAGGGTGAGAGGTCGGGCACGGTCGTCAGCTTCAAAGGCATACCCTACGCGGCGCCGCCGGTTGGTGATCTGAGATGGCGCAATCCAAGACCAACGGAGAGATGGAACGGGACCAGGGATGCCCGCAATTTCGGCCCGTCCTGCATGCAGACCGATGACCTGCCGAAGTCAGAGGATTGTTTGACTCTCAATGTCTGGACACCCGCCAAGCGTTCCAGGACACCGCTGCCGGTGATGGTTTGGATTTATGGCGGCGCTCTTGCCCAGGGAAACACCCCTCAGTATCCCGGTGGCCAGCTGGCCGCCCGCAGAGTCGTGTTCGTCAGTATGAACTACCGCATGGGACGACTGGGTTATTTTGCCCATCCTGCACTGATCAAGGAATCCCCTGACGAGCCCGTCGGCAATTATGGTTACATGGACCAGCTTGCAGCCTTGGAATGGGTCCAGCAAAATATTGAAGCCTTCGGCGGTGATCCGAAGAAAGTGACGATATTCGGAGAGTCGGCCGGTGGCGGCTCGGTGATGGCGCACATGATATCGCCGTTGTCGCGGGGGCTTTTCCGCGGCGCCATTCTACAGTCACCGGCTCTGCCTACCGCGCGTGCTGAGAGCACGCCTTTGTCACCTCTGAAAGAAGCGGAGAAAGCCGCGTTGGACTATGCGGCTTCTCTGGGGATCAACGGCAGCGATGCCGAGGCTCTCACGGCGCTTCGGGCGCTGCCTGCGGAAAAGCTGACCGAGGGTGCATCGGTAGAAGAGGTGCTGGCGGGAATGTCGACAGGCAAGCCCGTCATCGGCATCTCAGGCGCGATGATTGACGGACGGTTTTTGCTCGAAACGCCGGAAGCGGCTTTTGCGGCAGGCCGGCAGGCGCCGGTTCCCGTCATCGTCGGGGCAAATAATCGAGATCTCGGTATCGGTCAGGCAGCGACGAAAGACGATCTCTTCGCGCTGTTCGGGAAGCATGCAGCTGAGGCCCGCACCCTCTACGATCCGACCGGCCAACAAACGCTCGATGAGCTGAAGCAGCAGGTTCTGGCCGACAAAACGCTTGTTGAACCGTCTCGCCACCTCGCTGACGAGATGATCCGCGCTGGTCAGCCGACGTGGTGGTATCGTTTCTCCTATGTCGCCGAGGCTCTCCGCAACGATCCGGCATGGAAAGGCACTCCGCACGGCTTCGAAATTCCGTATACGCTCAACATTCCAGACGCGCTGGTGAAAGACAAGGTTACGCCTGCCGACTGGGCCATGGCCACATTGGCGAGTGCTTACTGGGTCGATTTTGCAACGAGCGGTGACCCCAATGGAGGCTCACGGCCAAAATGGCCTCACCACGACCCCTTCGTCCACAGGGTCATCGACTTCACCAATCACGGCGTGACGTTCGGAGCAGATCCGCTGAAGCCAAGGCTCGACCTTTGGCAAAGATATTGGGAGGAAGAGGAGTGA
- a CDS encoding conserved hypothetical protein (KEGG: smd:Smed_4456 hypothetical protein): protein MSEPTVADATNRIYESLQADNADIDVHIAALKAALTRAGVKEAVFDPARLVQNNRSGRKRMEAYFRQRGVMVKFSAS, encoded by the coding sequence GTGAGCGAACCAACCGTAGCAGATGCAACAAACCGCATTTATGAGTCGCTCCAGGCGGACAACGCCGACATCGACGTGCATATCGCGGCCCTCAAGGCAGCGTTGACGCGGGCGGGTGTGAAAGAGGCCGTATTCGACCCGGCTAGGCTCGTGCAGAATAACCGTTCTGGCAGGAAGCGGATGGAGGCCTACTTTCGCCAGCGCGGTGTCATGGTGAAATTCTCAGCCTCGTGA